A single genomic interval of Nodosilinea sp. PGN35 harbors:
- the psb34 gene encoding photosystem II assembly protein Psb34, with the protein MPYTTEDGGRLNNFANEPKMYEAEPPNAAQKRNYVILGGLALALVAGLLVVAVSVS; encoded by the coding sequence ATGCCTTACACCACCGAAGACGGCGGTCGCCTCAATAATTTTGCCAACGAGCCCAAGATGTACGAGGCTGAGCCCCCCAACGCTGCCCAAAAGCGCAACTACGTAATTTTGGGCGGGCTTGCCCTAGCTCTGGTGGCCGGTCTCCTGGTGGTGGCAGTCTCGGTCTCTTAG